The Enterococcus sp. 7F3_DIV0205 genome has a window encoding:
- the rlmN gene encoding 23S rRNA (adenine(2503)-C(2))-methyltransferase RlmN, whose product MEKASIYGLTKEELIAWFIEHDERKFRATQVWEWLYIKRVMAFSEMTNLSKDVINLLEENFIINPLRQVIIQEAKDGTVKYLFELPDKNMIETVLMRQEYGMSVCVTTQVGCNIGCTFCASGLLKKQRDLTAGEIVAQIMLVQHYFDERGQDERVSHIVVMGIGEPFDNYDNLMNFLHTINDPKGLAIGARHITVSTSGLVPKIKEFANNGLQVNLAISLHAPNNDVRTSIMRINRSFPIEKLMEAVDEYLEKTNRRITFEYIMLSHVNDRPEHAQQLADLLKDKKKLTFVNLIPYNPVSEHDQYSRSEKADVLKFYDVLKKNGINCVIRKEYGTDIDAACGQLRSKQIKKADKKVRPAKTR is encoded by the coding sequence GTGGAAAAAGCATCCATTTATGGTTTAACAAAAGAAGAACTGATCGCATGGTTCATCGAACATGACGAAAGAAAGTTCCGGGCCACTCAAGTATGGGAATGGCTTTATATCAAACGTGTCATGGCATTTAGTGAAATGACGAATTTATCAAAAGATGTAATCAATTTATTAGAAGAAAATTTTATCATCAATCCCTTACGTCAGGTGATCATCCAAGAAGCGAAAGACGGTACCGTGAAATATCTTTTTGAGTTGCCAGATAAAAATATGATTGAAACAGTCTTGATGCGTCAAGAATATGGGATGTCTGTTTGTGTAACAACACAAGTTGGTTGTAATATTGGTTGTACGTTCTGTGCAAGTGGTTTGCTCAAAAAACAACGTGATTTAACAGCGGGGGAAATCGTCGCTCAAATCATGTTAGTTCAGCATTATTTTGATGAGCGCGGACAAGATGAACGAGTAAGTCATATTGTTGTGATGGGAATCGGTGAGCCGTTTGATAACTATGATAATTTAATGAATTTCCTACATACGATCAACGATCCTAAAGGTTTGGCAATTGGAGCACGTCACATTACAGTTTCAACAAGTGGCTTAGTACCGAAGATCAAAGAATTTGCTAATAATGGACTGCAAGTGAACTTAGCGATTTCTTTACACGCACCAAATAATGATGTTCGGACATCGATCATGCGAATCAATCGCAGTTTCCCGATTGAAAAGTTAATGGAAGCTGTTGACGAGTATCTGGAAAAAACAAATCGTCGGATTACCTTCGAGTATATTATGTTAAGTCATGTGAATGATCGTCCTGAACATGCGCAGCAATTGGCAGATCTATTGAAAGATAAGAAAAAATTAACGTTTGTCAATTTGATTCCGTACAACCCAGTCAGTGAACATGATCAATATAGCCGCAGTGAAAAAGCGGATGTGTTAAAATTCTATGATGTTTTGAAGAAAAATGGAATTAATTGTGTTATTAGAAAAGAATATGGAACAGATATCGATGCGGCTTGCGGACAACTAAGAAGTAAGCAAATCAAAAAAGCTGATAAAAAAGTTCGACCAGCTAAAACTAGATAG
- a CDS encoding ABC transporter permease, which yields MSFSQFVIRNTLRNKHLYMAYFLSTLFSVMVFFTFTVFAFHPALTNGLNQKVQMGMLAAAIIIYGFSFFFVLYSMDVFIQSRKKEFGLLMIQGMSPRQLKKMVFIENLVIGFFATIIGSIAGIGFSQVILWLSNKLMHVNFGFYFPIQAFVLTVISFAVLFLAISFFIQFRLPKLSLQELLKAGDLGKGTIKSSHVKTILAILLIGIGYAIALMVKGMIVPFVMIPVIFLVVAGTRFLFNQLSVSVIERLKKKQSIFWKKTNMVVFSDLAFRMKDNARSFFLVSIISTVAFAAIGTLYGLQNMILSGLNQNPYEFHVTGSLEDTASIKQEFTQLLADKGIHAEQSELTIYMNADHVNFVKESDYNRLAEVIKKPTIKTEGKVIQLLSNNTIYGQESVIKDAKLADGSDLSVDKSENSDVISTYGATVLVPDETNLQNMESTITTVWQPENVRYDKLVEIGKFQEKNIPFMAKSYSKQAITDEYAPILFVGIFIGIVFFVSAGSFLYFRLYSDMDVDVEKFKMIYKMGLTKKELKKMIYQQVGILFFTPIIVSVIHGAVALTAMYHMFDQGMQGTGWLVLGMFILIQMVYYLIARIFYFKKVYHLVQV from the coding sequence ATGAGTTTTAGTCAATTTGTTATTCGAAATACATTGAGAAATAAGCATTTATATATGGCTTATTTTCTAAGTACCTTATTCTCTGTAATGGTTTTTTTCACATTTACAGTATTTGCATTTCATCCAGCACTAACTAATGGTCTAAATCAAAAAGTTCAAATGGGGATGCTAGCAGCAGCAATCATTATCTATGGCTTTTCATTTTTCTTTGTTCTATACTCGATGGATGTGTTCATCCAGTCAAGGAAAAAGGAATTTGGACTATTGATGATTCAGGGGATGAGCCCTAGACAACTGAAAAAGATGGTTTTTATTGAAAACTTAGTTATTGGTTTTTTTGCCACAATTATCGGAAGTATTGCAGGAATTGGATTTTCTCAAGTGATTTTGTGGTTGAGTAATAAATTGATGCATGTAAACTTTGGTTTTTATTTTCCGATACAAGCATTTGTATTAACGGTTATTTCTTTTGCTGTTTTATTTTTGGCTATTTCTTTTTTCATTCAATTTCGTTTGCCGAAGTTAAGTTTACAAGAGTTGCTAAAAGCAGGAGACCTTGGAAAAGGGACAATCAAAAGCTCACATGTCAAAACGATACTGGCTATTTTGTTGATTGGTATAGGATATGCAATTGCGCTAATGGTCAAAGGAATGATAGTACCTTTTGTGATGATTCCTGTGATTTTCTTAGTTGTTGCAGGTACACGTTTTTTATTCAATCAACTAAGTGTGTCAGTGATTGAGCGTTTGAAAAAGAAACAATCTATTTTTTGGAAGAAAACGAACATGGTTGTTTTTTCTGATTTGGCATTTCGAATGAAGGACAATGCTCGCTCATTTTTCTTAGTATCGATTATTTCAACAGTTGCATTTGCTGCGATCGGTACATTATACGGATTACAAAATATGATTTTAAGTGGGTTAAATCAAAACCCGTATGAGTTCCATGTAACTGGATCATTAGAGGATACAGCATCAATCAAGCAAGAGTTCACCCAGTTATTGGCAGATAAAGGAATACACGCAGAGCAAAGTGAACTGACTATCTATATGAATGCCGATCATGTTAATTTTGTTAAAGAGTCTGACTATAATCGTCTAGCAGAAGTAATTAAAAAACCAACGATTAAAACGGAAGGTAAAGTCATTCAGTTACTATCGAATAACACTATTTATGGGCAAGAATCGGTAATAAAAGATGCCAAGTTAGCTGATGGATCAGATTTATCTGTAGATAAATCTGAAAACTCAGATGTTATTTCGACATATGGAGCAACTGTGCTTGTCCCTGATGAGACTAATCTTCAAAATATGGAAAGTACGATAACCACAGTTTGGCAACCGGAAAATGTTCGTTATGATAAACTTGTAGAAATTGGTAAATTTCAAGAAAAAAATATCCCTTTTATGGCTAAAAGCTATTCAAAACAAGCAATCACTGACGAGTATGCACCAATCTTATTTGTTGGAATTTTTATAGGAATTGTCTTCTTCGTTTCAGCTGGAAGTTTCTTGTATTTCCGATTGTATAGTGATATGGATGTGGATGTAGAAAAATTCAAGATGATCTACAAAATGGGATTAACTAAAAAGGAACTGAAAAAAATGATCTATCAACAGGTAGGAATTCTATTCTTCACACCGATAATTGTCTCTGTGATTCATGGAGCAGTGGCATTGACCGCAATGTATCACATGTTTGATCAAGGAATGCAGGGTACTGGGTGGCTGGTATTAGGAATGTTTATTCTGATTCAGATGGTCTACTACTTAATCGCTCGCATATTTTATTTCAAAAAAGTCTATCATTTAGTGCAAGTGTAA
- a CDS encoding ABC transporter ATP-binding protein, with protein sequence MLQVENLTKTYGTEIKYEALKGLNLTVNDGEFIGIMGPSGSGKSTFLNLLATIDQPTSGHVLLNGKDPNQLNQEEIAKFRRRELGFIFQSFNLMPTLTVEENIVLPLTLDGEKISVMKKQLNLLADRLGIASLLKKRIAEISGGQAQRVAVARAMIHQPQLLLADEPTGNLDTKSSKDVMQLLQQLNEAEKATILMVTHDPLAASYCKRIVFIKDGQLIDEIHHNGNQKMFYDEIMIKLSEIEGVDNEF encoded by the coding sequence ATGTTACAAGTAGAAAATCTAACAAAAACATATGGAACAGAAATTAAATATGAGGCATTAAAAGGATTGAACTTAACTGTAAATGACGGTGAATTTATTGGAATAATGGGTCCTTCTGGAAGTGGGAAAAGTACTTTTTTAAATCTTCTTGCTACAATCGATCAACCAACATCTGGACACGTTTTATTAAATGGCAAAGATCCAAATCAGTTAAATCAAGAAGAGATTGCCAAGTTCAGACGAAGAGAATTAGGTTTTATTTTCCAAAGTTTTAATCTAATGCCGACGTTGACTGTAGAGGAAAATATTGTGTTGCCGTTGACTTTGGATGGAGAAAAAATTTCTGTTATGAAAAAACAGCTGAATCTACTAGCTGATCGCTTAGGAATTGCTAGTTTATTAAAAAAACGTATTGCAGAAATATCTGGAGGTCAAGCGCAACGCGTTGCTGTCGCTCGGGCAATGATTCATCAACCACAATTGCTACTTGCGGATGAACCCACAGGGAATTTAGATACGAAATCATCGAAAGATGTGATGCAACTGTTACAGCAATTAAATGAAGCAGAAAAAGCAACCATTTTGATGGTCACACATGACCCGTTAGCAGCAAGTTACTGTAAACGGATCGTATTTATTAAAGATGGCCAATTGATAGACGAGATCCATCACAATGGAAATCAAAAGATGTTTTATGATGAGATCATGATAAAACTATCCGAGATTGAAGGTGTCGATAATGAGTTTTAG
- a CDS encoding GntR family transcriptional regulator — protein MRRKSVLYLDVAEQIKADIMNGTYPVGSLLPTEAELEQLFDVSKITVRRAIELLSSEELVEKKSGKGTTVLSNRPYNKLSKAGTFTEYLNDSGQKVAKKILKLETVRLASDSPIYSCLGEKAVKVSRLYTLDDQPYIYFNYYLPTILGDVPLEDFEQESLYRLMDQHGIEIVKFEDSFQTVELTAEQQQILATSEKNGLKRIRKSFGISGKVVEYSEAIYNTALYPYVIEYEA, from the coding sequence ATGAGAAGAAAAAGCGTATTATATTTAGATGTAGCAGAGCAAATCAAAGCAGATATCATGAATGGTACATATCCTGTAGGTTCACTATTACCCACAGAAGCAGAACTTGAACAATTATTTGATGTGAGCAAAATTACTGTTCGCCGAGCAATTGAGTTATTATCCTCAGAGGAATTGGTAGAGAAAAAAAGTGGGAAAGGAACCACTGTTTTAAGTAATCGTCCTTATAATAAACTATCAAAAGCGGGGACATTTACAGAATATTTAAATGATTCAGGACAAAAAGTAGCAAAGAAAATTCTAAAATTAGAAACGGTGAGATTAGCATCAGATTCTCCTATTTATTCGTGTCTTGGAGAAAAGGCAGTCAAGGTCTCGCGATTGTATACATTAGATGATCAACCTTACATCTATTTTAATTATTATCTACCCACCATTTTAGGGGATGTTCCATTAGAAGATTTCGAACAGGAATCCTTATACCGCTTGATGGATCAGCATGGAATTGAAATCGTGAAGTTTGAAGATAGTTTTCAAACAGTTGAATTGACTGCAGAACAACAGCAAATTTTAGCTACTTCTGAAAAAAATGGACTAAAGAGAATTCGTAAATCATTTGGTATTTCAGGAAAAGTGGTTGAGTATTCAGAAGCAATCTATAATACAGCACTGTACCCGTATGTTATTGAGTATGAAGCATAG
- a CDS encoding VOC family protein: protein MTLNAKSITVGLPVSNLEKSASWYEKLLMSDEKLVPVEGVIEYPIGSVWIQLFEEKINVSENVLRLEVEDLDTEFERLKTLGVIVDEVIEDVPGIIRYVDFSDPDGNKLSFYWLYEQE, encoded by the coding sequence ATGACATTAAATGCAAAGAGCATCACTGTAGGTTTACCAGTAAGTAATTTGGAAAAATCTGCTAGTTGGTATGAAAAACTTCTGATGAGTGATGAAAAACTGGTACCTGTTGAAGGTGTTATTGAGTATCCAATTGGTTCTGTTTGGATTCAACTTTTCGAAGAAAAAATAAATGTTTCAGAGAACGTTTTACGTTTAGAAGTGGAAGATTTAGACACAGAATTTGAACGTTTAAAAACACTTGGCGTAATCGTTGACGAAGTGATAGAGGATGTACCAGGTATCATTCGATACGTTGATTTCTCTGATCCTGATGGCAATAAGTTGTCGTTCTACTGGTTATACGAGCAAGAATAG
- a CDS encoding helix-turn-helix domain-containing protein → MKTKMPEILSFISEEAVNRKMTSEEIAIHFGYDKHHFSRKFKEINGFSVVEFLSSLKVEKAIVEFDEEKRIIDLQEHSGFESSGSFTNTFKKYTGSSPRAYKTEMSDIFYDIKNFENNEKDKSIAHFEEKNHSFCTVTIEVPDGFETGIIFIGLFRTLIPNHMPLSGLATKHLIGNKLKNIPSGDYYLLACAISRSNNVLSYFNLSNSLRGKEDERLSFPNCSGNHYTIMLREPIPEDPPILVNVGKLLISRLKNTI, encoded by the coding sequence ATGAAAACGAAGATGCCTGAAATTTTGTCTTTCATTTCAGAAGAAGCTGTTAATAGAAAAATGACAAGTGAGGAAATTGCCATTCACTTTGGTTATGATAAACATCACTTTAGTCGAAAATTTAAAGAAATAAATGGATTCAGTGTTGTTGAGTTCCTCTCTAGTTTAAAAGTTGAAAAGGCAATTGTTGAATTTGATGAAGAAAAGAGAATCATCGATCTACAAGAACATTCAGGTTTTGAAAGCAGTGGTAGTTTCACGAATACGTTTAAAAAATATACAGGTAGCTCTCCTAGAGCGTACAAAACTGAAATGAGCGACATTTTTTATGATATTAAAAATTTTGAAAATAATGAGAAGGATAAGTCGATAGCGCATTTTGAAGAAAAGAATCATTCTTTTTGCACAGTAACGATCGAAGTACCTGATGGATTTGAAACAGGGATCATATTTATCGGACTTTTCCGTACACTTATACCGAATCATATGCCTCTATCTGGATTAGCTACTAAACATTTAATAGGAAATAAATTGAAAAATATTCCAAGTGGAGACTATTATTTACTAGCTTGTGCGATAAGCCGCTCCAATAATGTTCTATCTTACTTTAACTTAAGCAATAGTTTAAGGGGGAAAGAAGATGAAAGGTTATCTTTTCCAAACTGTTCTGGTAATCATTACACTATTATGCTGAGAGAACCAATACCAGAAGATCCACCAATATTAGTGAATGTGGGGAAACTTTTGATCTCCCGTTTAAAGAACACAATCTAG
- a CDS encoding DNA translocase FtsK: MAQKRKSAKKKKTKKQQQQQEHLNFIFLGIFFIFFGLFGLLKLGFLGTLIANGLRVVIGNTFSIAAILLMLYGLSLVIFGKEFPIKKSRPMIGGLFVYLGVLLFLHAYMFRNVGTQTPDIMGTTWEFLRMDLKASTVAQNVGGGMIGAALYSLTFFLVAQFGSYLIASLLIVVGLFLMSMLDFQQVMNGLQIIRERLGHLSARSGERQAEKEAKRAEKRAAKQAKMEQMAQERLKNDVRELTPGEKLAQEAWEQEEKELQEPEQLTLVPIDSFQSQTQAQPVPQKAVAEPEMDEGGELDFEISEEAEDRDYELPPSTLLDSIPSADQSGEYQKIEKNIGVLEQTFKSFGVDAKVVKASLGPAVTKFEIQPAVGVKVSKVVSLTDDIALALAAKDVRMEAPIPGKSLIGIEVPNSTVSTVSFRDIIEAQPSHPDKLLEVPLGRDISGMVQSADLAKMPHLLIAGSTGSGKSVAINGIISSILMRAKPHEVKLMMIDPKMVELNVYNGIPHLLTPVVTNPRKAAQALQKVVQEMEFRYEKFAATGVRNISGYNELVIQKNLEDGENRPILPFIVVIVDELADLMMVASNEVEDAIIRLAQMARAAGIHMILATQRPSVDVITGIIKANVPSRMAFAVSSGTDSRTIIDSNGAEKLLGRGDMLFLPMGENKPIRVQGAFISDHEVERIVSFVTEQQEADYQENMMPTEEETIGSGSEASQDELYEEAKALVVEMQTASISLLQRRFRIGYNRAARLVDELEDHGVIGPSEGSKPRKVFLEPESEGMPMDHGPE, from the coding sequence ATGGCACAAAAACGGAAAAGTGCAAAAAAGAAAAAAACAAAGAAACAACAACAGCAGCAAGAACATCTTAATTTCATTTTTCTCGGTATCTTTTTTATCTTCTTTGGATTATTTGGACTCTTAAAATTAGGATTTCTTGGTACCTTAATTGCCAATGGATTACGTGTGGTTATAGGAAATACATTTTCAATAGCAGCTATTTTACTCATGCTTTACGGTCTTTCTTTAGTTATTTTTGGAAAAGAGTTTCCTATTAAAAAGAGCCGTCCGATGATTGGTGGACTATTTGTTTACTTAGGCGTATTACTATTTTTACATGCGTATATGTTTCGCAATGTTGGGACACAGACGCCAGATATTATGGGAACAACCTGGGAATTTCTTAGAATGGATTTAAAAGCGAGTACTGTAGCACAAAATGTCGGTGGTGGCATGATCGGTGCTGCATTGTACAGTTTGACGTTCTTTTTAGTTGCTCAATTTGGTAGTTATTTGATAGCCAGTTTACTGATCGTAGTAGGTTTATTCTTGATGAGTATGCTTGACTTTCAGCAAGTGATGAATGGATTGCAGATCATTCGTGAAAGACTTGGCCATTTAAGTGCTAGAAGTGGTGAACGCCAAGCAGAAAAAGAAGCGAAACGTGCAGAAAAGCGTGCAGCGAAACAAGCCAAAATGGAACAAATGGCACAAGAACGTCTGAAAAACGATGTACGTGAATTAACACCTGGTGAAAAATTAGCTCAAGAAGCATGGGAGCAAGAAGAAAAAGAACTGCAGGAACCGGAACAGCTTACACTAGTTCCAATCGACAGTTTCCAAAGTCAAACACAAGCGCAACCTGTACCACAAAAAGCAGTTGCCGAGCCTGAAATGGATGAAGGCGGCGAACTAGACTTTGAAATTTCAGAAGAAGCAGAAGATCGTGATTACGAGCTGCCGCCTTCAACATTATTAGATTCGATCCCTTCTGCTGATCAAAGTGGAGAGTATCAAAAAATCGAAAAAAATATCGGTGTGCTAGAACAAACATTCAAAAGCTTTGGTGTAGATGCTAAAGTGGTGAAAGCAAGCTTGGGTCCTGCTGTAACTAAATTTGAAATTCAGCCGGCAGTGGGTGTGAAAGTGAGTAAGGTCGTTAGTTTGACAGATGATATTGCCTTAGCACTTGCTGCCAAAGATGTGCGGATGGAAGCACCGATTCCAGGGAAGTCATTAATTGGGATCGAAGTGCCGAATAGTACTGTGAGTACTGTTTCATTTAGAGATATCATTGAAGCTCAACCTAGCCATCCTGATAAATTATTGGAAGTGCCGCTTGGACGAGATATTTCGGGGATGGTTCAGTCAGCTGATTTAGCGAAAATGCCTCACTTACTGATTGCAGGATCAACTGGTAGTGGTAAATCTGTGGCAATCAATGGCATTATTTCTAGTATTTTAATGAGAGCAAAACCTCATGAAGTAAAACTAATGATGATCGATCCAAAAATGGTAGAGTTGAATGTCTATAATGGTATACCACATTTATTAACACCTGTGGTTACTAATCCTCGAAAAGCTGCTCAAGCTTTGCAAAAAGTTGTACAGGAAATGGAATTTCGGTATGAAAAATTTGCTGCCACTGGGGTTCGTAATATTTCTGGTTATAACGAATTAGTCATTCAAAAAAATCTGGAAGATGGCGAAAACCGTCCAATCTTACCATTCATTGTAGTGATTGTCGATGAATTGGCAGATTTGATGATGGTTGCAAGTAACGAAGTAGAAGATGCGATCATTCGCTTAGCACAAATGGCTCGAGCAGCTGGGATCCACATGATTTTAGCAACACAGCGTCCAAGTGTGGATGTCATTACTGGGATCATCAAAGCAAACGTACCTTCAAGAATGGCTTTTGCGGTCTCAAGCGGAACAGATTCACGAACTATTATTGATAGTAATGGAGCGGAAAAACTTTTAGGGCGCGGAGATATGTTGTTCTTACCGATGGGGGAAAATAAACCAATTCGAGTTCAAGGCGCCTTTATTTCCGATCATGAAGTTGAACGAATCGTTTCCTTTGTAACGGAGCAACAAGAAGCAGACTATCAAGAAAATATGATGCCGACAGAAGAAGAGACTATTGGAAGCGGTAGTGAAGCATCACAGGATGAATTGTATGAAGAAGCGAAAGCATTAGTTGTAGAGATGCAAACAGCTAGTATTTCCTTACTGCAAAGACGTTTTAGAATCGGTTATAACCGAGCGGCCCGTTTGGTTGATGAATTAGAAGATCATGGTGTGATAGGGCCATCCGAAGGTAGTAAGCCAAGAAAAGTATTTCTTGAGCCAGAATCAGAAGGCATGCCGATGGATCATGGTCCTGAATAA
- the nhaC gene encoding Na+/H+ antiporter NhaC has translation MKKELSVKEALIVFLSLLLIISICVIGVGMSPIFPVLCALGLLIGWSKWRGASWDKIHEGIIEGVKTGIVPMVIFILIGALIAVWIASGVIPTMMYAGFSVISIKIFLPSAFVSCAVVGISIGSAFTTVSTIGLALMGMGISMGFNSAILAGAIISGAVFGDKMSPLSDTTNLASAVAGADLFKHIRNMMWTTVPAFVISFILYAVLGFQTKIGQTDLETKQFLEVLQDNFAISWWALLPILLLVFCSIKRVPAIASLLVTILVSSVMYMIQMGNVDLKQLSTILENGFVSETGMDQIDALLTRGGIQSMMWSVSLILLTLSLGGLLMKMDVITVLMTPLAHRLRSTGSLVAATVFSGALANLMIGEQYLSIILPGRAFKDSYDKEGLAPEVLSRALEDSGTVLNSLIPWGVSGVFMASTLQVSTLDYAPFSFFILLCPLLSILSGITGIGIHRQSPSESVN, from the coding sequence ATGAAGAAAGAATTAAGTGTAAAAGAAGCATTAATTGTATTTTTGTCATTATTATTGATTATTAGTATTTGTGTGATTGGTGTCGGTATGAGTCCGATTTTTCCAGTCTTATGTGCATTAGGTTTACTGATTGGTTGGAGTAAGTGGCGTGGTGCTTCTTGGGATAAGATTCATGAAGGAATTATTGAAGGGGTGAAAACTGGGATCGTACCGATGGTGATCTTTATTTTGATTGGTGCTTTGATTGCCGTGTGGATTGCAAGTGGTGTCATTCCGACGATGATGTATGCAGGGTTTTCAGTGATCAGTATAAAAATCTTTTTACCGTCGGCTTTTGTTAGTTGTGCGGTTGTTGGAATTTCGATCGGAAGTGCTTTTACAACTGTTTCGACGATTGGTTTGGCTTTGATGGGAATGGGCATTTCTATGGGCTTCAACTCTGCTATACTGGCTGGAGCAATCATTTCAGGTGCTGTTTTTGGTGATAAGATGTCTCCTCTTTCTGATACGACAAATTTAGCTTCGGCTGTTGCTGGGGCAGATTTATTTAAACATATTAGAAATATGATGTGGACGACTGTTCCAGCTTTTGTTATTTCGTTTATTCTATATGCAGTACTTGGATTTCAAACGAAAATTGGACAGACTGATTTGGAAACGAAACAGTTTTTAGAAGTGTTGCAAGATAATTTTGCTATTAGTTGGTGGGCGTTGCTGCCTATTCTATTACTTGTTTTTTGTTCGATCAAACGGGTACCAGCGATTGCATCACTGTTGGTCACAATTTTAGTTTCAAGTGTTATGTACATGATCCAAATGGGAAATGTTGATTTGAAACAATTAAGTACAATTTTAGAAAATGGTTTTGTTTCAGAGACGGGGATGGATCAAATCGATGCTTTGCTGACTAGAGGCGGTATCCAAAGTATGATGTGGTCGGTATCACTGATTCTTTTGACATTGTCATTAGGTGGCTTGTTAATGAAGATGGATGTAATCACAGTGCTAATGACGCCGCTTGCTCATAGATTAAGATCAACAGGTAGTTTGGTTGCGGCAACCGTATTTAGTGGAGCATTGGCCAATTTGATGATTGGTGAGCAATATTTATCAATTATCCTTCCTGGTCGTGCGTTTAAAGACAGTTATGATAAAGAAGGACTTGCACCGGAAGTTCTTTCTAGAGCATTGGAAGATTCTGGTACTGTCTTAAACTCACTGATTCCATGGGGGGTAAGTGGCGTGTTTATGGCAAGTACGTTACAAGTTTCTACATTAGACTACGCGCCGTTTAGTTTCTTTATCCTACTATGCCCACTATTATCAATCCTTTCAGGAATAACAGGCATCGGTATTCACAGACAATCACCTAGTGAATCTGTTAATTAA
- a CDS encoding NAD(P)/FAD-dependent oxidoreductase yields the protein MSKHVVILGAGYAGLRALHELQKGNNELKITLVDQNDYHFEATDIHEVAAGIQTSERITYPIKDVVKSACTTFVQGRVEKIDSENQRVHLKDQEAISYDYLIVALGYESESFGIPGVEEFSLKMVDIPTSEKVYQHLTEQMEAYKETKDENCLKVVVCGAGFTGIELLGSLHEGKKKLAAIAGVEPEKIQLYCVEAVTRLLPMFSEKLGGYGIDHLKKWGVNFLVGKPIKEIKQDTVVYLDNQETNELNELKANTIIWTTGVSGSHVVGDSGFAAKRGRVMVQPDLTDADHSNVYIIGDCSAVMDKESNRPYPTTAQISLKMGEHAGKNIKAQLKGEPTKEFTFKSLGSVASIGNSHAFGEVGKMEVKGYPASVIKKVIMDRSLFETGGIKEMLAKGRFDFYR from the coding sequence ATGAGTAAGCACGTCGTTATTTTGGGCGCTGGCTATGCCGGTTTAAGAGCGCTCCATGAATTACAAAAAGGCAATAATGAGTTGAAAATCACATTAGTCGATCAAAATGATTATCACTTTGAAGCAACAGATATCCACGAAGTTGCTGCAGGTATCCAAACATCGGAGAGAATCACGTATCCGATCAAAGATGTTGTAAAATCAGCATGTACAACTTTTGTACAAGGCAGAGTAGAGAAAATCGATAGTGAAAACCAACGCGTTCATTTAAAAGACCAAGAAGCGATCTCTTATGATTATTTGATCGTAGCATTAGGCTATGAATCAGAATCATTTGGTATTCCTGGTGTTGAAGAGTTTTCATTAAAAATGGTCGATATTCCGACATCAGAAAAAGTGTATCAACATCTAACGGAACAAATGGAAGCTTATAAAGAAACGAAAGATGAAAATTGTCTGAAAGTCGTTGTCTGCGGGGCTGGTTTTACAGGGATCGAATTATTAGGTTCACTACATGAAGGTAAGAAAAAATTAGCAGCGATTGCTGGAGTTGAACCTGAAAAAATCCAATTATATTGCGTTGAAGCAGTGACTCGTTTATTGCCAATGTTTAGCGAAAAACTTGGTGGTTACGGCATCGATCATTTGAAAAAATGGGGCGTCAATTTCTTAGTGGGCAAACCTATCAAAGAAATCAAGCAAGATACTGTTGTTTATTTAGATAATCAAGAAACCAACGAATTAAATGAACTGAAAGCTAATACAATCATTTGGACAACAGGAGTTAGTGGTAGTCATGTGGTTGGAGATTCTGGTTTTGCAGCTAAACGTGGTCGTGTCATGGTTCAACCGGATTTAACTGATGCAGATCATAGCAATGTTTATATCATTGGAGACTGTTCTGCAGTCATGGATAAAGAATCAAATCGTCCTTACCCAACAACTGCACAAATTTCACTTAAAATGGGTGAACATGCAGGTAAAAATATCAAAGCGCAATTAAAAGGTGAACCTACCAAAGAATTTACCTTTAAATCATTAGGTTCTGTTGCTTCAATCGGGAACAGCCATGCCTTTGGTGAAGTTGGTAAAATGGAAGTCAAAGGCTATCCAGCTTCTGTGATCAAAAAAGTGATCATGGATCGTTCATTATTTGAAACAGGTGGTATCAAAGAAATGTTAGCAAAAGGTCGTTTTGATTTTTACCGTTAA